CATGACAATTGGGGAGGGAAGCTTCCTGGAAGGTGAGTCTGCTCCTGTAGAACCCACCCTAGGTGTAGACTATATAAAAGGAGGGCCCTACCCCTCCCCCAAGTACGTCACGATACCCTCACTTTTTCCGCCACCTTGTATGGATTTTGACTTGGGCGTCAGAGTCCCTTTTGCAGGTGGCTCCCCCTTCATCACTCCAACAACCCGAGAGGTCGTGAAGCCTCGTTCCTCACTCACCAACACCAGCCAGGAAGATCCACTCACGCACCGACAACTCAGATCCAGGTCCCCTCTAACCACACGCTCACTCATAGTATCTCCGTCCCGTACAAAAACCAACGTCCCGAACAGTATCCACTGCCAAAAAGAGGggaaaaaaaacacaaacacgaTAAGGAAGTGACCACCAAGAATGGTGATAATTGATGATATCTCATAATTAAGTAGGTTTCAAACTTTCATGTGATGAATACTTTTTGAAGGGCCCATTCTGCATGTTGAGTATTGCAGAAGATTCATCTACATACATTATTGTATATTGTCGAGTGATATATGTGATGCAACAAAGAGGAACAAGTCTTGGTCAACATTTTCATTCAATTATTATTTACATACAGATATGATTGTAATATTGATCATTCCGATAATGGCTATATATATGACCACTAATGAGAGATTCATACTTCATTTTGAAGTTTACTTCTCTTTTGAAGAACACGACTTGCTTGGTCCAACTTTTGTTAATGAAGAGGATTTCTTGATTTGGTTGTCTGGCTTTAAATGCCAAATTGCAAGACAACAAATCTCATGTAACCATGATactagaaagataaaaaaaaaaagttaaaatatgttttatttaatataaacaNTTATCAAACAATTTTTCTCATGTAATTCACTATAAAGCCAAGCATTCTCTGTATCTATTATAGGACTTCCATTCGCTAGtgtaaaattatgtaaaaatttgtattattatatGATAAATCAAATTCATCTTACTATATCAAAATATTGTTCCCTTATTATCCCGTGAACTTACTATAAAGTacttttcaaattaatttttcattatgtttATTTGAATATGAAATCATAcataataatgaataatattaaaaatagatacAAGCAATCACTATAGATAAATGGGATCCCCCAATTAGTAGGCTATGACCAAATTTAGCTAAAACTAAATTTGGTATTGTTATGACTCTCAGAGTAAACGGCTTTTTagaatcttcaaaaattatttctcAAATGCTGCTGTGATAATATTGAATGGTAAATAGAATAAAGTAAAAGCTACTATTAATTAGCAAAAGTTATAAGAGTAGTGTTAGATAAAGGTACactcatattttaaaataatgataaaaaataagagtTGAGATAAAATTCAAACATTGCAATCCTActttttttaaaggaaaaaaataccTTGTAAAGttatcaaaaatataaataaaacgttATAAATAAGGGAATTATGATAATGAAAAATATTCCATAAACATTAGAAatcagccaaaaataataattattatgtatttatatatttatatttattgttttatatatttttctgatAAAGTATCaactacaaaaataattacacttttatttcatataaaataagtctttcttaaaagaataatctaatttattcacaatatcaaaattaaactttttatgaacaacaaaaattaaattaattaaataataataaattcttaaaaaatttgactaaaaattaaaattaaattgaaaaaaaaaactagtatTTCTGAACAAGAAATAATGTGTGTTTGGAAACCAAGTGGCATAGTCAAGAAATTAGGATGTTTGGGGATAAAAGAACAAGTGAGCAAGTGAGAGTGGCAGGCAATGATGGGTGGTGAGTTGTTTGGGATACAGAGTATTTAATATCACGTGTCCCACCTACTTGTGCTTTGCACGTGTCAATTCCCATTTCCCATCTCCTAACCAATACCTACTCCCTCCGGCTAATTATTTTCAAACTCCATTCCTTCATTCAAAACCTTATCAAATAGAGGAATTGCTCAACGTCTATCATCCCAAGAAATTTTAGATGtgaatcaatattttttctattaaaggataaaatgatttaatttggtttattttaagattttattaatattagttacTTATAAAACTTTTATCTTGATTTCATTATGTTAATGATAATGTGTTCTTATATACTATACACTGCATGACATATTAATAAAGTCTATCAGTATGGTATACATataatcacaaaataatttGTTAACGAGAGACATATCATGTGTTATTTGATGTGTTTAGTAGCAGATACTTAAATTGGATGAGAATAATACTTGCAAGGAATTTCAACGAATAAGGTAATCAAAATCTAAAAGAGgtataaaaattagaataaaataatatattacaaaataggtattttatctaatatttatatatatctccTGTAAAATTAAGGAAAGATTTATATAAATCTTTTTATCGAATTTGGCACGATATGATTGATTCAAGTGNAAATATTTGGCATTAAATTTTTCGCTTTTTCTCATATTTCCTTTCCatcaattttaaacttttaaaatattcattATACCTAATATCTCCTATTTTCACTAGTTGTTATATGGATATCACCCATAGCAAtcgtataaaaatatatgtatttacgCCACTGCCAtgcatttgattattttaaaaattgattattttattaaaatagatataaaataatatataataaatatacataaatatatataattNNNNNNNNNNNNNNNNNNNNNNNNCAAATCGATCCAAAAATTACGAATATGGATCCGATTTGCAAGGCTATCGGATCGAATCGGATCTAATTCGCACACTATTAGAATCAGATTGCGGATTTTGTGTAGGTATCTGCGTATCCGcgtattctaaaaaaaataaatattttttatgttttatttcaactaataattattttatatgttgtattattttaatttattatttaagaaaaatatgtttaatattattttaaaaataaacatattcaaaaagaatagaaaaataaattttattaatattttttaataaaaataagcttttaaaaatatttttgcgtTTTGCGAGTATATTCGATATCTAATTCGATCCGCAAATACGTGGATTGGATCGgatccaaacttaaaaattacgGATATTAGATTTGATTCGATCCAATAATTTTAGTACAAATCAAATAGATATTTTAACCATATCCAATCGAATCTGATCCATATTCAACCTTAATTactattattagttattaccaTTAAGTTGAAACCTTGTCATATCACACGTATCAAATGATTTGAGTACACCCAGAATATGTTGTTGTTGCAGAAGAATTTATTAAGATCTTTCAAGAACTCATAAGGATCTCTCATGTTGATCTCTCATTCTTTGGTGAGGTTATTCTCTACCAAtagttataataattaattgtttatttattagttatatcCTTTTTAGAACAATTAATTTATGAAAAGTGGAAATCAAAACATACATAATAGAGAAAAACATGATAGcacaattaatttattcttaattttctaaataactaaataaatcatGCATGTTTAGAAATGTGACCTTTTGGATAAACTTTTATCTCACAAGTATTTATATTGTACTTATGGACAGTTAAATGCTAAATTAGTAATTTAGTACGGTTATATTCTACGAAATAGGTTCAATTTTTTGGAAATGGGCATGTGTGTGCTTTGCTCCGATATGGTTTAGGGGTGAAACAGACATATTTGTGGGACAGCTTTTTTGTCAGTGTGGGCAGAAAGAAATCGGATCCTgcgttttctttgaattttaaatttttagtaacAAATTGAAGGGTCCAATTTGTTTGGGTGAGAGATAAAAATTCGTATGCATGAAATCGGATCCAACGATATCACAAAGAAGAATTTTGCATGCATATCACAGGGTCCGAGTTCGCTGATGAGGTTATGAGTTTGGCAACAATGAACTCGGACCCTCCGTTTTTGTGAGAGCTTGAGGGAACTCGGATGGTCCGAGTTCGTGgaccaagtttttttttttattgtttaaccTAGTCGAAGGGTCCGATTTCAGTAAAGATGATGATATAAAAGTGTGAGGTGAACTGGTGGGAGTCTTGTGCCGTCTTCCTCCTTCGAGcaacttcttctttcttctttctggTTCAGTTTTAACTTTGGAAGTCTAGTAGTTAGAATTAATGTTGTCTTTTTTGTGGTGAGTGAGGAAAAATGAGTGATAGAGTATTACTTAAAATATACTATTTTGGTCAGATTTTGTTACAAACGACTGAAGGAgttaaatttatttgtgaaaatccgCTAGATATTGTCATTCCTTTTATTATCTCATTTGAAGAGCTGAAAGGTGTAATATGTGAAAAGATTGATTCTGAGAGGGCAAGAAAGATATCGTGTATACTATACAGATATCCCATTCCGGTGTTTGGCGGATTCGTCCAGTATCAAACCAAATATGTGACGGACGAAGCGAGCATGCAGgagatgttttcaatgtatattgaaaACCGGTCTCAGATCTCGTTCATCgagttgtatgttgagtttgaacaatctGAGGCTGACCGCAATATTCTACGGGAAGATTATAATAGTGACAGTGAAGAAGAGTTCGAAATCAACTATGAATTTGTTGCTCCAAATGGAGATGAAGATCAAGGTGACGGAACCATGGCCCCAGATGTGACAGAAGTGGCAAATGCACTCGCGAACGAAGTTCCGTTTGAGGAGCCATCCTTCATGCGAGTTTTAGACTTGGAAGCCATGCATGTTCCAGAATTTCCAGAATATATGACTGCAGGTACGTAAACATGGTGTGAGTCCTATTTTAGTTAGACATTGATTGAGTTATGAGGAAGCAAGGTTAGctctatttgattttttttttttacttttatatgcTAGAGgtattaattagaaaataataattaaattgtcCATAGTATGGTTATTACCGATTGGATGactttgtaataatattttgcACTGGTTCTATCCTTGTTACGGTTCAAACACATGAACTGGACCGGTTTGGTCCGGTTTATTGGTTTGCCGGTCGAACCAGCTTGACCGGTCCGGTTCGTTTTTGTATGCCGGTCGAACCGGCAAATCTGGTATGGTTTTTAAATATGCTGCTGCTGTTATTTAATTGTCTAGAGTGACATCATAACATGTTGTTAGGTTTGGAGTTATAGCGTACTGGATTCAGTTAAATTTGATTAACCTTTACAATCGTTTTTGAAATATGTACGTGTTAATGAAATTTTTGTTGTGCTTGTTGTCCCAGCAGAAATTTCTATTGTAGAAGACGGTGAATTTCGTGTAGGTATGGAGTTCAGTTCAAGAGAAGCTATTATTAAGACGGTAAAGGACTATAGCATACGACGAAGCGTAGACTACAGGTTGTTTGAGTCTGAACCGTTGACATTTTATGCCAAGTGTACACAGTATGGGTCAGGATGTGATTGGCTTATTAGGGTAAGCTTGATCAGCAAGAAGTATTGTTGGGTTATAAGGAGGTATAATGGTAGTCACACATATACAAAAGCCACCATTTCACAGGATCATTCGAAGCTGGATTCTATCACAATTGCAGAAGCAATAAAGCCATTGGTTGAGGCTGACGCATCCTTAAAGGTAAAATCGGTTATAGCAGAAGTCCAATCGAAGTTCAACTACACCGTCAGTTACCGGAAAGCATGGTTGGCTAAGCAAAAAGcagttgaaaaaatatttggtggTTAGGAGGCATCTTATGAAGCGTTGCCAATATGGTTTGAGGCCATGTGTCACAAGGAGCCATCAGCTGTTGTCCATTTTGAGATTATGCCTGCATATCAAGGCGATGAGTTGGTGGGGGATATTCGGGTCATGCATCGTGTATTTTGGAGTTATTACCCTTGTATTAGGGCATTCAGACATTGTAAGCCAATTGTCCAAGTAGATGGGACTCACTTGTACAGAAAGTATAAGGGTTGTTTGCTTGTGGCAGTTTCACAAGATGGCAACAACAATATCGTCCCAATTGCATTTGCTATTGTGGAGGGAGAGACCTCTGATGCATAGCATTTTTTCCTTAGTAACCTGCGTCAACATGTTGTAACTCGTGATGGTGTGGGTCTAATATCCGACAGGCACGAATCCATAAATACAGCTGTGGAACGCAGTAACGGAGCGTGGTCACCTCCAAGAGCTTTTCATATGTTTTGCATCCGGCATATAGAGTCAAACTTTTTGAGAAAGTTCAAGGCACCGTACCTCCAAAAATTGGTCGTCAACATCGGTAACCATTTATGAAATTTAAGCaatttatcaatatattttCCTTACGGATTTCCATTGACCTCCATTCCTTTGCTTTGCATATGTTGTTATCTACCAGGATATTCTAGGACGGTGCGGGAGTATGAGGTGCGTTACCAGAGGTTAAGGGAACGTGGCGAGGCATACACAAACTGGTTAAACCGCATTCCTCGCGAGCAGTACGCATTGCTCTTTGATGGTGGGTACCGATGGGGGCACATGACAACGAATCTTGTGGAGTGCATCAATTCAGTGTTGAAGGGTGCACGCAATCTCCCCATTACTTCTCTTGTCAAGGCAACATTCTACAGGTTAAATGAGTTATTCACCCGAAAAAGAGCGGAGGCGGAAGCAAGGACCAATGCTGGCCATGTATTTTCTAATATCGTGACCTTGAAGTTGCATGCAAACCAACTTGCATCAGGAAATATTCAGGTTAGTTGCTTTGACCGCCAGAATGAGGTCTTTGAGGTTCGTGAGATGTCAAGAGGACTGGAGTTTGCAGTCGATCTACGTGGCCTACGATGTGACTGCGGTGAGTTCCAGGTGAACAGGATCCCCTGCAGGCATGTATTCGCATGTTGTGCCAATCAGCGACTGGATTGACAATTGTACGTGCATGATGTCTATAAGATGAACCAAGTGCGGCGGGTGTACCGAGCAAGGTTTAGGCCACTAGGTAATCCGGCTACATGGCCTGCTTACAACGACTCAAACTGGCTAAAAAAACCTCCTTCACCTGGATCAAACTGTGACATACCCCAATATTGTTGCTGCGTTGGAAATGATGGGGTGAACTGTGTCTGAGGTAGATACTGGGTTGAGGGCTAAGGTTGTTCTTGTTGAGGCGGATTTGGAAGTGATATTTGTGGCTCCTGATCTTCATTGTCCTCATCCATATCCTGACTACCCTCATTTGAATCCTGATTACCCCCTTCCATATCATCATTACCCGCATCCATGTCCTGGTTACCTTCATCATTCTCCTCACCCACAACATTCGACAAGGATAAGCGGTTTCCATATTTTGTACGGTACCAGTTCATGTAACTATCCAAAGGATGCTGTGAAGGCATGGGAAGCTCATCAAGAACGTAGTGATACCTATTTGTCCAATGCATCACCCATTTTGAATGACTCGGTGCCGTGGCCCAGTTAAGATTCTTAGGACCAGTCAGAACCTCTCCATGCGCCTTAGCCAAATTCTGCTCTGGATTAGGTACTCCCTGAATGAAACCGAACTGTCGCCTGACCCTATCGGTGGCATGCCACTCGATACATTCAAATGACACTAATGGAACTGTAGCGCTCCAGACAACCGATTGCATGTAGATTTCAGTAGGAATTATGTTTGGGTCCACACGATCCACAGCATAAGCAACCCAGACAAACTGGAAAAATTCGGGATACTCATCATTACAATCcacaattcaaataaaaattaaaatgcattATGCTTTGGTAGAAAACTTGTTAAAATAAAACACATATGTCCTTCCTGCAGTTCATCAAAGGCCTTCCTAAAGTGATTTAGCTTCAAATATCTAAATCGTCGGTCAGTACGCTCCCAGTTACGCCACCTAATATGATGTTCTCAATTAGCTCAACTGAAGCTTAAATATCAAGAAATGGGTAcattataacataatattacCTGTTTGCTAGTGGAAAACTGCGGGGTTCTCTAGGAACCGGCGATAGATATGGCAGTCGGATCCAAGTCCATCCGAGCAGAAGTGTTAGTGGACCATCTATTTCCTTACAGTTATAACGAGATGCCCTGCATAACGCCCTATAAAGGTGTGCTAGGCATGCCGAGCCCCAACTATACTGTCCAATATTGACAAAGTCACGTAACAAGGGTAGAAATTTCCAATGAACACCTGCTCCTGACTTATCCCCAAGCAGGATCGTTCCGATCAGCAACATAATATGGCACCTAACATACCTCTGTATATTTATTTCATCAGTCAATTCTATATTCTCTTTTAGATTCCTCAGCCACGTCAGTTTTATGCAGCTAGATCTACAGTCCTCCCTTCGCGGTGCAACGCCAAACTGAAGCAAACACTCTGCCTCCAAGGCTTCAAAACTACTCATAGTCATTCCTGTTACTGGAAGACCATCTGTGGGAAGACCAAGAATTAAAGCTACATCTTCAAGTGTCACAGCACATTCACCAATGGGAAGGTGAAACGTATGTGTGTCTGGGTGCCAACGTTCGATTAGAGCATTTACCAATGCTTTCTGACACTGCACTATCCCAATCTGAGACACATGATAGAACCCGGTAATTCGCAAATGATCCTCCACCCTATCGTTGTACCGATCCGGAGGAACTGGATGGTTACATGTCAACATTCTTAATTTCtacaaaaaaaacataacaaCTTACCAGtcagataattaaaaatactaacttaccatcatcaatcaattttatTGAATCCTTATACAACTAATTCTTCTAacttctaaaattatttaattaatcctaaaaattattcataactgCAAATAAAACTCATTACAAACACATATATTCCTAATCGATATTCTCAACAATATTACAACATCTACAATAAAATCTAATGTTAATTACTCTTTTGttaaacatttttttctctgtgtaaaaaaatagtaacaatGAGTATATCCCATCATTCATACTCTAATAACGGTAATAATTAGCTTCCTAATAATAATTactacaattaaaaatatttcaattttctcaataaaataattataacatgGATTAATTAAAATAACGCTACTAATCATTCAGCATTACAACTTTATTGTACtaacaataaaattaacatttaacCAAAATCAATAACAGTTATATTAACCATTTAAAAACGCATTTAAATAAGATTGACTTACatataatatactaaaaataaaattaaaaaaaaatacataatctaCTACATATTACAGTcgaaaaaacaaaacataacaaCAACATAATCATAAACGATTTTCTtatcatgatatttttaactaatatccagtaaaaaaaattttaaaaaaatataactaatattaaaaaattcgtcataatcattctattttttttgttcaactGCACCGCTAACAAcaacataatattaaaaaattttctaatcataatttatatatttaataatctgtaatattaatttaaacaaacccaacaaaaattcataaaataatcataatCTTTCTATTTATGTTCTTTAACACCATGTCtaacaataatataatcataaaaaatttcctAATCATCATAAACATTTTTAATAAtctgttaaaaaatttttaaattaatctaaccaaaaaaatttataaattagtcTTAATCATTCTATTTCTATTCTTCAGCAGCATCTCTAATaagaatcataataataaaatttaaaatattaataaatataaatataataaaaattataaaatttaaaaaaatttaaaaaatacttacatAATCAGGATCACTGAGATAATGAATAATATGAAGCTCAGATCGATCAACATCtttgattttgtatttttttggcattgttgatGCTCCTCCACCATGCAAAACccagagaaaggaagaagaaggagactGTGAGAGTGAAAGGTGAGTCAGTGTGTCTTCGGATGGTGAGAGAGTGGCTTCTTTGTGTGTTTTCTAGGAGCACCATTTGTGGATCAGCGGGGATGCGACGCGTGTTCCTCCTTTCACGCAATTCGGACCGTGCGATTGGGTAATGCGGAAATCGGACGGTGCGTTATCCTTGCCAACTCGGAGGGTCCGAGTTCCACTCCAAGCAGATACAAACGCAAACAAATCGGACCGTGAGTTTTGCTTGCTGAACTCGGAGGGTCCGAATTCCTACTCCCCTGAACCCACATTTTTGTTAGACACCTCCCACCCCCGTATCATTCTCATACACCAGCATGGGTCCAATATCAATATTAAAAAGCGCTACGAAATACAgtcattttacaaaaatattatatttatttatttagacaTAATATTTATCGATATTTATCTGACATAAATATTTGTTATATTCAATcgcattttaataaaaatataatttttttaatatatttaaacacatttaaatatcataaaaatattttatattttatatatatatctttgtgtgttataaaattttaaaatttatatatcaacatattttatattgtattatatCTTATCTCTGTATCAATATTCTTGCATTATAGATAACAATTAATTGACATGGAGAATTTtggtttaattaaatttataaaccaatgCCGATGGAGTAGTATTTCATCGTCCTTATCCGTATTACACAAACAGATGTGAGACTAAAGTTTGACTAGAAACTAATAAGAGGCTTAAGAGCCACAACCCACAATCTTGGAAATAGATGATTTAATTTGTCATTTAAAAAGTTAgtaatcaaattaattcttCCTTAATTAATAAgaatcacattttttaaaaataaaagcctTAATTGATCATtttaaagggaaaaaaaatcataaattgaaTTTACTCCTTTAATCCCAAAATAAGTATCTTCTCATTATCCATTGAatgattcttttattcaatACTAGTAACTAGTATATGATTTGAATGATTGTTTTTTAATAGGTAACAAGTTTTTTATCATTCAATAAGATTGATTGctacattaataaaaaaaaattgacgaTTTAGTTAAAATGTGAACAGATGATAAAAACtttctgaattttttatatatagtatatTCAATagtaaggaaaaaaaattatcctttcaataactttattatttcttttatgaTAATCTTAcccaatatatttaaaataaatgttgtcaatatccataaaaaaaaatgttaattaatGTAAAGTGGTCATTATTTGACCTCAAATTTAATGTTACATAATGACATagtcaaaatattaattttttttatgaatcatagtcaaaatattaaatgatgaaCATATCCAAATTTCAGTTTCTAAATTCAGTTTCCAACACATTTTACTTtaccaaatttattttcaaattcccATATAAGTATGTAGATATAATgatataagaattttaaaaaattttaaagacttttatgtatttataaaataataataaaaattgatttatctaaatttttttaatagaatctAACATATAATTTATGGCGTAATacaataaaaagattaaaaactaatttagtaAATaacatttgttttttaaatactaaatagatTGACTAAAACATATTTGGGACTAAAGACTAATTTTTGGAgttcattattaatttattattataattgatttatAGTCTAGTTcaatctaaaaattaattagtcaccaaaaaaaaaatctaaaaattaattaaaaaataaaaatgtctcGTATTTATAAACTTTATAAACACCGTACTTGATAGAAGCACAAATTGcgataattgtttaaaaaaaaaaaaaggaatatgcCATATGTAACACACTAGAACCTCAAATAAAATGTGCTGTGCATGAGTTAAAGGCAAATTACCAATCCTCCAAGGCTCCAACTAATGCAAGAAGCTTACCtccaaaaaatatatgtaataaattaatatcCACTAAAATCACATTCCTTAACCCCACCGCAGGCAAAGCCAAATTAATGaatcactaaaaaaaatt
The Arachis duranensis cultivar V14167 chromosome 5, aradu.V14167.gnm2.J7QH, whole genome shotgun sequence genome window above contains:
- the LOC107490524 gene encoding serine/threonine-protein phosphatase 7 long form homolog, whose translation is MLTCNHPVPPDRYNDRVEDHLRITGFYHVSQIGIVQCQKALVNALIERWHPDTHTFHLPIGECAVTLEDVALILGLPTDGLPVTGMTMSSFEALEAECLLQFGVAPRREDCRSSCIKLTWLRNLKENIELTDEINIQRYVRCHIMLLIGTILLGDKSGAGVHWKFLPLLRDFVNIGQYSWGSACLAHLYRALCRASRYNSSVELIENIILGGVTGSFVWVAYAVDRVDPNIIPTEIYMQSVVWSATVPLVSFECIEWHATDRVRRQFGFIQGVPNPEQNLAKAHGEVLTGPKNLNWATAPSHSKWVMHWTNRYHYVLDELPMPSQHPLDSYMNWYRTKYGNRLSLSNVVGEENDEGNQDMDAGNDDMEGGNQDSNEGSQDMDEDNEDQEPQISLPNPPQQEQP